One part of the Vicia villosa cultivar HV-30 ecotype Madison, WI linkage group LG6, Vvil1.0, whole genome shotgun sequence genome encodes these proteins:
- the LOC131615041 gene encoding uncharacterized protein LOC131615041 encodes MDTSSSERTVAEISDYHLTHDKIRKEIVASQRNDYASLGRYALNVDEGLQTFERMTFREMMSFAERAIYGDAVLSPKIGPDHQAEILSNSDQLSLQMNPAYSEDDEYDESLSSSVCLPISVPWSDADAESLVLGLFIFGKNFTQIKKFLENKGMGEILSFYYGKFYKSDGYRRWSECRKLKGRKCMIAKKLSTKMRQHDLLSRLNPHVSKELQDTLSKVSKSYVEGKTSLEKYISSTKSIVGLGIFAEAVSIAKENGVLTRIDLEPRKNSCEEFSAPSCKAFSSLGPGDIIQSLTGGFRLSKTRSNELFWEAVWPRLLARGWHSEQPMNQDYVTSKDDLVFLIPGVDKFSRRKLLKGQHYFDSVKDVLSKVVAEPNIIVLEEEEVEEGGSNENDFSDDHRQCYLKPRSSTCNKVHTSLVHSGKLSDLREFKYVPSNKVHRVEVDVDGKRYKGHTYSRRVKPSKDMSKSITQRSTKLSVIDTNRLPERKLLKVKQKRYPPVELEYASAMTTDPLSESNGGSSPRLVESKILIYGRKKTHSFIGVSNSGVSVKKERDSPDNDANKMVESQKNQHTCVFDDSQLKRVLKHHQFYRRVRSGDSNHAAVPTKRRRLTACAKAENRRIVQNLSGDLGSDKVGFSYSSSFLDANQNGSLNALPKDRSVVENNEKSSRNDSFQCMSLEIEKSESLPLSTPWEVVEEPLRRPCDVGSMEQQADINARRQSSRNSKMTVKALECITYNFWQNKNDIQTHTCIFSPCRKARTRGKTKPRRQFLDHWNAVLVQQEKHLRGDGSVS; translated from the exons ATGGATACTAGTAGTAGTGAGAGAACGGTTGCAGAGATCTCTGAttatcatttgactcatgataagaTAAGGAAGGAGATTGTAGCATCTCAAAGGAACGATTATGCTAGCCTTGGGCgttatgctttgaatgtggatGAAGGGTTGCAAACTTTTGAAAGAATGACCTTCAGGGAG ATGATGTCCTTCGCAGAGCGTGCGATTTATGGAGACGCTGTACTCAGTCCTAAAATAGGTCCTGACCACCAGGCGGAAATTCTTTCAAATTCAGACCAACTTTCACTTCAAATGAATCCGGCTTATTCAGAAGACGATGAGTACGATGAATCCCTTTCTTCTTCAGTTTGTTTGCCCATTTCAGTCCCATGGAGTGATGCTGACGCAGAAAGTTTGGTacttggtttgtttatttttggGAAGAATTTTACTCAGATTAAAAAATTCTTAGAGAACAAAGGGATGGGGGAAATTCTCTCATTTTACTATGGAAAGTTTTACAAATCTGATGGATATCGTAGATGGTCGGAGTGCAGGAAGTTAAAAGGGAGAAAATGtatgatagccaagaaactttcTACCAAAATGAGGCAACATGATCTATTGTCTCGCTTGAATCCTCATGTCTCTAAAGAATTACAAGATACTTTGTCTAAG GTTTCTAAGTCATATGTGGAAGGCAAAACTTCTCTAGAAAAATACATATCTTCTACGAAGTCTATTGTTGGACTTGGCATATTTGCTGAAGCAGTAAGTATTGCAAAGGAGAACGGAGTCCTTACTCGGATTGATTTGGAACCTAGGAAGAACAGTTGTGAGGAGTTTTCAGCACCATCTTGCAAAGCTTTCTCTTCTCTTGGACCGGGTGATATAATACAATCTTTGACAGGAGGATTTCGGCTAAGCAAAACCAGAAGTAATGAACTATTCTGGGAAGCTGTTTGGCCCCGCTTACTGGCAAGAGGCTGGCACTCTGAGCAACCAATGAATCAAGACTATGTAACCTCCAAAGATGATCTGGTTTTTCTTATTCCTGGTGTTGACAAGTTTTCGAGGAGAAAACTTTTGAAAGGGCAACATTACTTTGATTCTGTTAAGGATGTCTTGAGCAAAGTAGTAGCTGAACCAAATATTATTgtgcttgaagaagaagaagttgaagAAGGAGGATCAAACGAAAATGATTTCTCTGATGATCATCGTCAATGTTACCTCAAGCCTCGATCTTCTACTTGCAATAAAGTTCATACAAGTTTGGTGCATAGTGGAAAGCTATCAGATTTAAGGGAATTTAAATATGTTCCGTCTAATAAAGTGCATAGAGTTGAGGTAGATGTTGATGGTAAAAGATATAAAGGGCACACATATAGTAGGAGAGTAAAACCTAGCAAGGATATGTCTAAAAGCATTACACAGAGGTCAACAAAGTTATCAGTTATCGATACCAATAGACTTCCTGAAAGAAAACTATTGAAGGTGAAACAAAAGAGATATCCGCCTGTTGAATTGGAATATGCTTCTGCCATGACTACTGATCCTCTAAGCGAAAGTAATGGTGGCTCTTCACCAAGGTTGGTGGAATCTAAGATTCTGATATATGGCAGAAAGAAAACTCATAGTTTCATAGGTGTATCTAACAGTGGAGTCTCTGTTAAAAAAGAACGTGATAGTCCTGATAATGATGCAAACAAGATGGTCGAAAGCCAGAAAAATCAACACACCTGCGTGTTTGATGATAGTCAACTGAAGAGGGTCTTAAAGCATCATCAGTTCTATCGTAGAGTAAGATCAGGTGATTCTAATCATGCTGCTGTTCCTACTAAAAGGAGGAGATTGACTGCTTGTGCCAAGGCAGAGAATCGCCGCATCGTTCAGAATCTTTCAGGAGATTTGGGATCAGATAAAGTAGGATTCTCTTATTCTTCTAGCTTTCTAGATGCCAACCAAAATGGAAGTTTGAACGCTTTACCAAAAGACAGAAGTGTGGTAGAGAATAATGAGAAAAGCAGTCGCAATGACAGTTTTCAATGCATGAGTCTTGAAATTGAAAAATCCGAGTCTCTCCCCTTGAGCACACCTTGGGAAGTAGTTGAGGAGCCTCTGAGAAGACCTTGTGATGTTGGTTCTATGGAACAACAGGCTGATATAAATGCGAGGAGACAGAGCAGTAGAAACAGCAAAATGACAGTTAAAGCATTGGAATGTATAACATATAACTTCTGGCAAAACAAGAATGACATCCAGACACACACATGTATTTTCAGTCCTTGCCGGAAGGCTCGTACAAGAGGCAAAACAAAGCCACGTCGTCAATTTTTAGATCATTGGAATGCAGTTTTAGTACAACAAGAAAAGCACTTGAGGGGAGATGGCAGTGTTAGCTAA
- the LOC131615040 gene encoding aconitate hydratase 2, mitochondrial-like has translation MKPRSTVNQWSHGVLWRSPFSLRPQIRAVAPFIEQFHRKIASSAGENPFKGHLTSLPKPGGGEFGKFYNLPSLNDPRIEGVSAVVDVSIDTFKETSSGGAPTFHNCRRLPSGCVVQDMPNGYSKVDSLTLTN, from the exons ATGAAACCACGGTCCACCGTCAATCAATGGAGCCACGGTGTTCTCTGGAGGTCACCTTTCTCCCTTCGCCCTCAGATCAGAGCTGTCGCTCCTTTCATCGAACAATTCCACCGCAAGATCGCCTCCTCCG CTGGTGAAAATCCTTTCAAGGGACACTTGACTAGTCTACCCAAGCCCGGTGGTGGTGAATTTGGAAAGTTCTACAACCTTCCTTCTCTCAATGATCCGAGAATTG AAGGGGTATCGGCAGTGGTTGATGTGTCGATAGATACCTTCAAAGAAACTTCTTCTGGCGGTGCACCTACTTTTCATAACTGTAGGAGGCTCCCTTCTGGTTGTGTGGTTCAAGATATGCCAAATGGTTACTCTAAGGTTGATAGTTTaactttaaccaattaa
- the LOC131615043 gene encoding uncharacterized protein LOC131615043 — translation MSFAERAIYGDAVLSPKIGPDHQAEILSNSDQLSLQMNPAYSEDDEYDESLSSSVCLPISVPWSDADAESLVLGLFIFGKNLTQIKKFLENKGMGEILSFYYGKFNKSDGYRRWSECRKLKGRKCVIAKKLSTKMRQQDLLSRLNPHVSKESQDTLSKVSKSYVEGKTSLEKYISSIKSIVGLGAFAEAISIGKENGVLTRFDLEPRKNSCQEFSAPSCKALSSLGPGDIVRTLTGGFRLSKTRINELFWEAVWPRLLARGWHSEQPMNQDYVTSKDDLVFLIPGVDKFSRRKLLKGQHYFDSVRDVLSKVVAEPNIIVLEEEEVEEGGSNEDDSSDDHRQCYLKPRSSTFNKDHTSLVHGGKPSDLSESKYVPSNRVHTVEVDVDGKRYKGNTYSRRVNHSKDMSNSITQRSTKLSDIDTNRLPERKLLKVKQKRYPPVELKDASAMTTNPLSESNCGSSPRMVESKILIYGRKKTHSCVGVINSGISVKKEAHDNPDNEANKTVESQKNQHTCAFDDSQLKRVLKHHQFYRRVRSGDSNHAAVPTKRRRLTACAKAENSRIVQNLSGGLGSDKVGFSCSTALSKDRSVEENNDKCSRNDSFQCTSVEIEKFESLPFSTPWEVVEEPVRRPCDVGSMEQQADINARRQSSRNSKMTVKALECLTYNLWQNKNDIQTHTYIFNHCRKARTRGKTKPRRHFLDHWNAVIVQEKKHLKGDGSVN, via the exons ATGTCCTTCGCAGAGCGTGCGATTTATGGAGACGCTGTACTCAGTCCTAAAATAGGTCCTGACCACCAGGCGGAAATTCTTTCAAATTCAGACCAACTTTCACTTCAAATGAATCCGGCTTATTCAGAAGACGATGAGTACGATGAATCCCTTTCTTCTTCAGTTTGTTTGCCCATTTCAGTCCCATGGAGTGATGCTGACGCAGAAAGTTTGGTacttggtttgtttatttttggGAAGAATTTGACTCAGATAAAAAAATTCTTAGAGAACAAAGGAATGGGGGAAATACTCTCGTTTTACTATGGAAAGTTTAACAAATCGGATGGATACCGTAGATGGTCGGAGTGCAGGAAGTTAAAAGGGAGAAAATGTGTGATAGCGAAGAAACTTTCTACCAAAATGAGGCAACAAGATCTATTGTCTCGCTTGAACCCCCATGTCTCTAAGGAATCACAAGATACTTTGTCCAAG GTTTCTAAGTCATATGTGGAAGGCAAAACTTCTCTAGAAAAATACATATCTTCTATCAAGTCTATTGTTGGACTTGGCGCTTTCGCGGAAGCAATAAGTATAGGTAAGGAGAATGGAGTCCTTACTCGGTTTGATTTGGAACCTAGGAAGAACAGTTGTCAGGAGTTTTCAGCACCATCTTGCAAAGCTTTGTCTTCTCTTGGACCGGGTGATATCGTACGAACTTTGACAGGAGGCTTTCGGCTGAGCAAAACCAGAATTAATGAACTATTCTGGGAAGCTGTTTGGCCCCGCCTACTGGCAAGAGGCTGGCACTCTGAGCAACCAATGAATCAAGACTATGTTACCTCCAAAGATGATCTGGTTTTTCTTATTCCTGGTGTTGACAAGTTTTCGAGGAGAAAACTTTTGAAAGGGCAACATTACTTTGATTCTGTTAGGGATGTCTTGAGCAAAGTAGTAGCTGAACCAAATATTATTgtgcttgaagaagaagaagttgaagAAGGAGGATCAAACGAAGATGATTCCTCCGACGATCATCGGCAATGTTACCTCAAGCCTCGATCTTCTACTTTCAATAAAGATCATACAAGTTTGGTGCATGGCGGAAAGCCATCTGATTTAAGTGAATCGAAATATGTTCCATCTAATAGAGTGCATACAGTTGAGGTAGATGTTGATGGTAAAAGATATAAAGGGAACACGTATAGTAGGAGAGTAAACCATAGCAAGGATATGTCTAATAGCATTACACAGAGGTCAACAAAGTTATCAGATATTGATACCAATAGACTGCCTGAAAGAAAACTATTGAAGGTGAAACAAAAGAGATATCCGCCTGTTGAATTGAAAGATGCTTCTGCGATGACTACCAATCCTCTAAGCGAAAGTAATTGTGGCTCTTCACCAAGGATGGTGGAATCTAAGATTCTAATATATGGCAGAAAGAAAACTCATAGTTGCGTTGGTGTAATTAACAGTGGAATTTCCGTTAAAAAAGAAGCACATGATAATCCTGATAATGAAGCAAACAAGACGGTTGAAAGCCAGAAAAATCAACACACTTGCGCGTTTGATGATAGTCAACTGAAGAGGGTCTTAAAGCATCATCAGTTCTATCGTAGAGTAAGATCAGGTGATTCTAATCATGCTGCTGTTCCTACTAAAAGGAGGAGATTGACTGCTTGTGCCAAGGCAGAGAATAGCCGCATTGTTCAGAATCTTTCAGGAGGTTTGGGATCAGATAAAGTAGGATTCTCTTGTTCGACCGCTTTATCAAAAGACAGAAGTGTGGAAGAGAATAATGATAAATGCAGTCGCAATGACAGTTTTCAATGCACGAGTGTTGAAATTGAGAAATTTGAGTCTCTCCCCTTTAGCACACCTTGGGAAGTAGTTGAGGAGCCTGTGAGAAGACCTTGTGATGTTGGTTCTATGGAACAACAGGCTGATATAAATGCGAGGAGACAGAGCAGTAGAAACAGCAAAATGACAGTTAAAGCATTGGAATGTTTAACATATAACTTATGGCAAAACAAGAATGACATCCAGACACACACATATATTTTCAATCATTGCCGCAAGGCTCGTACAAGAGGCAAAACAAAGCCGCGCCGTCACTTTTTAGATCATTGGAATGCAGTTATAGTACAAGAAAAAAAGCACTTGAAAGGAGATGGCAGTGTTAACTAA